cataaaaaaaatgatgcagaatatatgaaaaaaagttataatgaaaatattaatttttatttatggGGGATGTTTAATTGGGACTATCGAAAAACATTAAGAGTGTCTCTAAATAGtatatcaaataaaaaaataaacaactttgatatttataacttcttcttttacaattatgataatatatcaaaCCTAAGTAAgaacacaaaaaaaaaaatatatatatatataaataaatatataaatatatataaataaataaataaatatatatatatatatatatattttattatgttagatgaaataaataaggaCTTGGGTATTCTTATAGATATTTATAAGAgcattaaaaatatattatatcaaaATTTATCCTTGTATGGAGATTTGCTTTTATTGAATGTACCAAATAATATGACAAGAACACATACGGATGAAGAGGTAAGAACGTTTTACGCTTcttgttatatatataataataataatatatgacGACCCAATCATATTTtgcaatatatatatatatatatatttatttattttattttatttttttttttcccttcAGTTGATATGTTTCTGGCTTAAAACTTTAAATCAGTTGTATCTAATCAGGGACGGCTTttcaaattattttaaaaatttttaaaaataaataaataaatatatatatatatatatatgtttatataaacttcattttttgtatattttttttattattgtttttatgttaataataaaaaatgtatttattttttttattttacacattctatattaattaaattttattcatcctttttttttttttgaaaacatttatctattttactttttttttataatgagatatttttttttcatgttataactatttattatattatatatatatatatatatataatatattttttttttttttccttttttctATTTGTGATTTTGAATTAgaagaaatgaaaaaaaaaaaaaaaaaaaaaaactaaaaatataaaataatataatataatataaaaataagtataaatataaatatataatttaaatacCTTATGTGttcaaaaaaattgttcattgtataaatattttatatatatatatataaatatattacaatatgtttataaatatatattgtattatctacatttattttatttttttttttttctcccCCCTAACACAagaattaatattatatccTACTTCATCTGAATGTGCAAAATtgttgtatatattatattatatttatttatttattttattttttattgtttttttttttttttagttttTCTTGTaagatgaaaaaattgTATCATACTAATGctgttatattttatagTCAGAAAATATGTGACCATTTTTCAATGTTTAAACATGATATCATCCGATTATATAgtaatattgaaaaaatgCTTCCACaaggagaaaaaaaaaaaaaaaaagaaaaaaatttgagTCATATCCCTTATTATGTCCTTAATAAAAATCAAACAGACAAcgaaaaatataattttgaaaTCTTGATGAAAAATGTTAAAAACAAAGCAgaagaatataatttaataaaaatcaaagaaatacaaaacaaaattttaattCACCTGAACAAATTTAATATCAATGAAATTGTTGCTACTCTTATCCtttcttataaatataatttattaaatcaaCTTATTTTAACCAACATAATAGATATTATATTCCATAATTCAGGATTCTTAAATAGTAAAcatgtttttatattattattaataaccaaaaatatatattccaaaaaaaattattattccTATTCCATACAACATGAACAAAAACTTCCACAAAATGACATGAACAAGTCAGGTGAAAAAGAAGAACATGTTATAAATAGTAAatggaaaaataaatttttccATGAAGTTATAcaaaatatgttatatgatgataatataaatgatcataaagaagaaattaaGGAAGATAGTTctaatgaatataatatcaataataataaaaaggataatttatatgatatacTATGTATACCTTTAGATAATGAAGAGAAAATATATCCTCctcataatattataaaaaaaaaaaaaaaaaatcatgataaaagtaataattACCAGacatatgaaaaaaaaaaaaattcttataataatatacaagtagacaataaaaataattcaaacATGGATCTTATAAttcaaaaattaaataatcaaactattaataataataataataataataataataatgatatatgtCAAAATGTAgtatataatgatgattATAATGTGGACACACTTAATTATATACCGAACaaacaaaatgaacaaGACATATATTGTGAAATAAATAGTACACAGGATATATTTTGTGAACTAAATAATAAACAGGATATcttattaaatgataaaatatcagaattaaaaaagtCACATGAAAAAATTAGAGAAATATTActtaataattataatcatatattatttaattttacaaataatatatatactaatttattattattaaattatatgtatgatgaaaatataatatcatatgatgaatttttcaatattatatatagtattaataatgaatataataatgatacctttgaaaaaaatgaccttaaaaattatcaaccctcatcatcatattctattaatattattaattcatatatacaACATGAAtcttatcatatatattcaatatatgatatatatatatatacacatataaaattattaaaaaatatatttaaacaaaataagtacatgaaaaaaaaatatatttttgaacATATCCAATCCAATAATCCTATACAAGATATTATctatacaaataaaataaattttatacatacattTGATAGgttttttcaaaatatattaacagcaaaacaaaatattgattatataaaattattctatttaaatatatgctCACAtcaaatatttaaattaattattattaataacgaccatattacaaatattaaaatttattatcctatcttaaaaaaaataccTTTATCACATATTATAGCTcaattacatataaaaaaaggacAGCCAACAAatcaattttattatcaacTTTTAAACATactatattatttacaagaaaaacaaaaactTAGCAAATCCAACCAGGGTATATTTTATGAGGATCTACACACATCCAGTATAGAACAAATGAATCGTGTATACatatcatatttaaattCCTTGAATGATTATACTATACACGACCtcttaataaaaaataatatgcataatattaatacaaaaaataatattaattcaacacataatattaattcaacacataataatatatttcctCCAAATACTAGTGTAATTAAAAACAAACCGAACCAAATAAATATCAACTATAAAGATATTTATGAACAATGTAATAAACCAAATGTGTTTTTTATCGATACACatagatatttttttaaatattttattatggACCTTAcctttaatattattaattatttaaattacatggatatatatgataaactttttatatacaaatatttaattgttcttaattataaaaatgaatatataataaacatcATACATgatcatttatataatttttttatactaAAACTACATTATGAGGATATACAAcatattttctattttttacaatatGTACTTTCCTCCCTTATATATTCCCCtagtatttttttttttcatattataaataatattgacATAACCACATTCGAAAAATTattgaatattattaaaaaggaaaaaatatttgaagaccatactaaaaaaatatatgatcatattaatatatttattaatcAAAATTACATAACTGTACAcaagaataaatataacatgaacaattcattttattattacaaaaaaaggATAGACCATTTTCAGAGTGTATTATATGactttttatttctataaaatatattaaaatgagatatattaaatatataaatatatattgatatatttttttttgttatttttttgtatatttaattatgataataaaaatatagacAATTAATCCATATGtctataatataaatatatatatatatatatatatttatttatttatttaatatcttcatttttgtGTATACTTATTAGTctcttattttattttatttatttttttttttttttgttttttttatatgtatatatatttatatttatatttatcctTTTATGAAAAAGGTGGacttttaaaatttatgCAATAAACTTATGTAATCCTTCTTGAAATacattaaaaattaaacaaaatattttacaaaataattaaatacgacaataaaaatattatatatatatatataatatttttatatattaacatatgCGTATCCTCATAAAGTATATTCAGAggaaaaattattcatttatacacatttaattttactcacaaaaaaaaaaaaaaaaaaaaaaaaaaaaaaaattttttttttttttttttttttttttttttttttttttattttttttttttttttttttttttttttatataaNNNNNNNNNNNNNNNNNNNNNNNNNNNNNNNNNNNNNNNNNNNNNNNNNNNNNNNNNNNNNNNNNNNNNNNNNNNNNNNNNNNNNNNNNNNNNNNNNNNNNNNNNNNNNNNNNNNNNNNNNNNNNNNNNNNNNNNNNNNNNNNNNNNNNNNNNNNNNNNNNNNNNNNNNNNNNNNNNNNNNNNNNNNNNNNNNNNNNNNNNNNNNNNNNNNNNNNNNNNNNNNNNNNNNNNNNNNNNNNNNNNNNNNNNNNNNNNNNNNNNNNNNNNNNNNNNNNNNNNNNNNNNNNNNNNNNNNNNNNNNNNNNNNNNNNNNNNNNNNNNNNNNNNNNNNNNNNNNNNNNNNNNNNNNNNNNNNNNNNNNNNNNNNNNNNNNNNNNNNNNNNNNNNNNNNNNNNNNNNNaaaaatttttatatatatataaaattttttaatataaaaaatatgtttttacaaaaaaaaatataaaaaaaaaaaaatataaatataaaaaaatttaattttactaaaaaaaaaaaaaaaaaaaaaaaaaaaaaaaaaactatattttatttccttCATTCTGCAgattaataaataaaataatatgatatgatatatatatttatatatatatatatttcaaaacATTCATGCTCTtcttttcttatttatattttcacttttaattttttttttttttttttttttttatgtgtaACGTCTTCATATATGTACAATATAAAGacatcattatataatacaaaaatagacttttaaacataataaaaaattcatatatatatatatatatatttatttatttatttatttattatatccGTCTTAAAGTATGgaaagtaaaaataatgttcTACAAGTAGAATCTGTAGGgtaataaatttatatccatatatttcatatatatgaaggaatagaaatattatatttttctacacacaattttttttttttttttttttttttttattatatatatatacatatatatatcagagttaaattacaaaaaaatgaaaattcAAAACAGACCTATACTTCAAAGTTGAAAAATGTAAgacataaataatatacttatattGTTCTGATAATCATAAAatctttataataataaatatataaacaataataataataataattattatatatatatatatatatatatatatatatatatatgtatatatgtatagaTTCAGAAGAAGTTCAACaagaataa
This is a stretch of genomic DNA from Plasmodium reichenowi strain SY57 chromosome 14, whole genome shotgun sequence. It encodes these proteins:
- a CDS encoding hypothetical protein (conserved Plasmodium protein, unknown function), whose product is MKKLYHTNAVIFYSQKICDHFSMFKHDIIRLYSNIEKMLPQGEKKKKKEKNLSHIPYYVLNKNQTDNEKYNFEILMKNVKNKAEEYNLIKIKEIQNKILIHLNKFNINEIVATLILSYKYNLLNQLILTNIIDIIFHNSGFLNSKHVFILLLITKNIYSKKNYYSYSIQHEQKLPQNDMNKSGEKEEHVINSKWKNKFFHEVIQNMLYDDNINDHKEEIKEDSSNEYNINNNKKDNLYDILCIPLDNEEKIYPPHNIIKKKKKNHDKSNNYQTYEKKKNSYNNIQVDNKNNSNMDLIIQKLNNQTINNNNNNNNNNDICQNVVYNDDYNVDTLNYIPNKQNEQDIYCEINSTQDIFCELNNKQDILLNDKISELKKSHEKIREILLNNYNHILFNFTNNIYTNLLLLNYMYDENIISYDEFFNIIYSINNEYNNDTFEKNDLKNYQPSSSYSINIINSYIQHESYHIYSIYDIYIYTHIKLLKNIFKQNKYMKKKYIFEHIQSNNPIQDIIYTNKINFIHTFDRFFQNILTAKQNIDYIKLFYLNICSHQIFKLIIINNDHITNIKIYYPILKKIPLSHIIAQLHIKKGQPTNQFYYQLLNILYYLQEKQKLSKSNQGIFYEDLHTSSIEQMNRVYISYLNSLNDYTIHDLLIKNNMHNINTKNNINSTHNINSTHNNIFPPNTSVIKNKPNQININYKDIYEQCNKPNVFFIDTHRYFFKYFIMDLTFNIINYLNYMDIYDKLFIYKYLIVLNYKNEYIINIIHDHLYNFFILKLHYEDIQHIFYFLQYVLSSLIYSPSIFFFHIINNIDITTFEKLLNIIKKEKIFEDHTKKIYDHINIFINQNYITVHKNKYNMNNSFYYYKKRIDHFQSVLYDFLFL